Proteins encoded in a region of the Streptomyces akebiae genome:
- a CDS encoding carboxyl transferase domain-containing protein, producing MTTPATQLQRGPAPSPSATGKHWPTGLRLPTGVDPLSEDYRRNRDAHAAAVEALRRRLSEAAEGGGERAREKHVARGKLLPRDRVETLLDPGSPFLELAPLAAYGMYGGDAPAAGVVAGIGRVAGRECVIVANDATVKGGTYYPMTVKKHLRAQQVALENRLPCIYLVDSGGAYLPMQDEVFPDREHFGRIFYNQAQMSGAGIPQISAVLGSCTAGGAYVPAMSDETVIVRNQGTIFLGGPPLVKAATGEVVTAEELGGGEVHARVSGVVDHLAEDDAHALRTVRSIVATFGPRAPRPWDVAPVEEPAVDPAGLYGVVPADNRTPFDIREVIARITDGSRFAEFKAEYGQTLVAGFARIHGHPVGLVANNGILFAESAQKGAHFIELCDQRGIPLVFLQNITGFMVGRAYEHGGIAKHGAKMVTAVATTRVPKLTVVVGGSHGAGNYSMCGRAYSPRFLWMWPGAKISVMGGEQAATVLATVKRDQLEARGQEWTAEAEEQFKQPIREQYDEQGSAYYSTARLWDDGIIDPLDTRTVLGLALTACANAPLVEPQFGVFRM from the coding sequence ATGACGACTCCGGCCACACAGCTCCAGCGGGGCCCGGCCCCCTCACCCTCCGCGACCGGGAAGCACTGGCCGACCGGTCTCAGACTCCCGACCGGCGTCGATCCACTGTCGGAGGACTACCGCCGAAACCGGGACGCGCACGCAGCAGCGGTGGAGGCGCTTCGCCGTCGGTTGTCCGAAGCCGCCGAGGGGGGCGGTGAGCGGGCCAGGGAGAAGCACGTCGCCCGCGGCAAGTTGCTGCCCCGTGACCGGGTGGAGACCCTGCTCGACCCTGGTTCACCGTTCCTGGAGCTGGCGCCGCTGGCGGCGTACGGGATGTACGGCGGCGACGCGCCGGCAGCCGGAGTGGTGGCAGGAATAGGCCGTGTCGCAGGCCGTGAGTGTGTCATCGTCGCCAACGACGCCACGGTCAAGGGCGGCACGTACTACCCGATGACCGTCAAGAAGCATCTGCGCGCGCAGCAGGTGGCGTTGGAGAACCGGCTGCCCTGCATCTACCTCGTGGACTCCGGGGGCGCGTATCTGCCGATGCAGGACGAGGTGTTCCCCGACCGTGAGCACTTCGGGCGGATCTTCTACAACCAGGCGCAGATGTCCGGGGCGGGCATACCGCAGATATCCGCGGTACTGGGCTCCTGCACGGCCGGCGGGGCGTACGTCCCCGCGATGAGCGACGAGACGGTCATCGTGCGGAACCAGGGGACGATCTTCCTGGGAGGTCCGCCCCTGGTGAAGGCCGCCACCGGAGAGGTGGTCACGGCCGAGGAGCTGGGCGGGGGAGAGGTTCATGCCCGCGTCTCCGGCGTCGTCGACCACCTGGCCGAGGACGACGCGCACGCTCTGCGCACGGTCCGGTCCATCGTCGCCACCTTCGGCCCGCGGGCCCCGAGGCCGTGGGATGTCGCACCGGTGGAAGAGCCGGCCGTGGATCCCGCCGGTCTCTACGGCGTCGTCCCGGCGGACAACCGGACCCCCTTCGACATTCGTGAGGTCATCGCCCGGATCACGGACGGGTCGCGTTTCGCCGAGTTCAAGGCCGAGTACGGCCAGACGCTGGTCGCCGGCTTCGCCCGCATCCATGGGCATCCGGTGGGGCTCGTGGCCAACAACGGCATCCTCTTCGCCGAATCAGCGCAGAAGGGCGCCCACTTCATCGAACTGTGCGACCAGCGCGGCATACCCCTGGTCTTCCTGCAGAACATCACCGGCTTCATGGTCGGCCGCGCCTACGAGCACGGCGGCATCGCCAAGCACGGCGCGAAGATGGTCACCGCGGTGGCCACCACCCGCGTACCGAAGCTGACGGTCGTCGTCGGCGGATCGCACGGCGCGGGCAACTACTCGATGTGCGGGCGTGCGTACTCACCCCGGTTCCTGTGGATGTGGCCGGGCGCCAAGATCTCCGTGATGGGCGGTGAGCAGGCCGCGACCGTGCTCGCGACCGTCAAGCGCGACCAGCTGGAGGCGCGCGGCCAGGAGTGGACCGCCGAAGCGGAAGAGCAGTTCAAGCAGCCGATCCGCGAGCAGTACGACGAGCAGGGCAGCGCCTACTACTCCACCGCGCGGTTGTGGGACGACGGGATCATCGACCCCCTCGACACTCGTACCGTGCTGGGGCTGGCCCTGACCGCCTGCGCCAACGCTCCCCTGGTCGAACCGCAGTTCGGCGTCTTCCGCATGTGA
- a CDS encoding zinc ribbon domain-containing protein: MTEVPLCGQVAREVLHPQAVGFRHRASVTADRTALTFMSDIVTSIPLPVPRHRDLAVEAACVSPSKGGPISDFDHAGRFGGLKDGALHFQRCRWCRTPVFRRVFCPACASDDLDLERSGALASSAVPWSCAGTMCRTTSRWSSWPRGSCCGALSSGWRVMPCGPALGCAWTWMPPPNLRPGLSCSGLGAALTPFGSRTHWTK, from the coding sequence ATGACCGAGGTCCCGCTCTGCGGCCAGGTGGCCCGCGAGGTGCTGCATCCGCAGGCTGTCGGATTCCGCCACCGTGCGAGCGTGACCGCTGACCGCACGGCGCTGACGTTCATGTCGGACATCGTGACGTCGATCCCGCTCCCCGTACCCAGGCATCGTGACCTGGCCGTCGAAGCCGCTTGTGTCAGCCCGTCCAAAGGCGGTCCGATCTCCGACTTCGATCATGCGGGCCGTTTTGGCGGGCTCAAAGATGGTGCGCTCCACTTCCAGCGCTGCCGATGGTGCCGGACTCCGGTCTTCCGGCGCGTGTTCTGTCCCGCCTGCGCCTCGGACGACCTGGATCTGGAGCGCAGTGGGGCACTGGCGTCGTCGGCCGTTCCCTGGTCGTGCGCCGGGACGATGTGCCGCACAACTTCTCGTTGGTCGTCATGGCCGAGGGGTTCGTGCTGCGGGGCATTGTCGTCGGGGTGGCGTGTCATGCCGTGCGGCCCGGCGCTTGGGTGCGCGTGGACGTGGATGCCGCCGCCCAATCTCCGCCCTGGGCTGTCATGTTCAGGCCTTGGGGCGGCCCTGACGCCATTTGGTAGCCGCACCCACTGGACGAAGTGA
- a CDS encoding MFS transporter, producing MNCPVLRTSTVAVLVTLRALQGLAVGGEWAGAALLTAEYAPSGKRGLYSMFPQLGPGVALAMSSTTFLITALAMSPESFAAWGWRIPFLLSFVLVAVGLYIRLNIEETPAFKQSTARREQVKLPFVEALRDQWRQVLLTGGMLTMTFGVFYTSSVYLTSHAGQAPGVGVLGLSRPTVLVGGIIAGLVFCVAVITSALYSDRIGRRRVLLVGTVASMIVGPSAFLIMQPGSMLSFFVGISLLMVVLGIPYGPAAAYLPELFHTRYRYTGAGMGYNLGGILGGALPLIVAPPLAAEFGGIGVGFYLTALGLISTLCVLAMKDTKDVVIDGGPPAVPGTAAAATS from the coding sequence CTGAACTGCCCAGTACTCAGAACAAGCACCGTTGCAGTACTAGTGACCCTCCGGGCGTTGCAAGGGCTCGCGGTCGGTGGCGAGTGGGCAGGTGCGGCGCTGCTCACCGCCGAGTACGCGCCGTCGGGCAAGCGCGGTTTGTACAGCATGTTCCCGCAGCTCGGCCCAGGTGTAGCGCTGGCGATGTCCAGCACCACCTTCCTCATCACCGCATTGGCGATGAGCCCCGAGAGCTTCGCGGCCTGGGGTTGGCGGATCCCGTTCCTGCTCAGCTTCGTGCTGGTCGCAGTCGGCCTGTACATCCGGCTGAACATCGAGGAGACACCGGCCTTCAAGCAGTCCACGGCCCGCCGCGAGCAGGTCAAGCTGCCCTTCGTGGAGGCGCTGCGTGACCAGTGGCGACAGGTGCTGCTGACCGGCGGCATGCTGACCATGACCTTCGGAGTCTTCTACACCAGCAGCGTGTACCTCACCAGTCACGCGGGCCAGGCGCCGGGCGTCGGCGTGCTGGGCCTGTCGCGCCCCACGGTCCTGGTCGGCGGCATCATCGCAGGGCTTGTCTTCTGCGTCGCCGTCATCACTTCGGCCCTGTACTCCGACCGGATCGGCAGGCGGCGGGTCCTGCTGGTCGGCACCGTCGCCTCGATGATTGTGGGGCCCTCGGCGTTCCTCATCATGCAGCCCGGAAGCATGCTGTCGTTCTTCGTCGGAATCAGCCTGCTGATGGTGGTGCTCGGCATCCCCTACGGCCCGGCCGCCGCCTACCTGCCGGAACTCTTCCACACCCGGTACCGCTACACCGGCGCCGGCATGGGCTACAACCTGGGCGGCATCCTCGGGGGTGCGCTCCCGCTGATCGTGGCACCGCCGCTGGCGGCCGAATTCGGCGGTATCGGGGTCGGGTTCTACCTCACGGCGCTCGGGCTGATCAGCACTCTGTGCGTGCTGGCGATGAAGGACACCAAGGACGTGGTCATCGACGGCGGGCCTCCCGCAGTACCGGGAACCGCCGCGGCCGCGACGTCCTGA
- a CDS encoding ISL3 family transposase, with product MVFSGLCPLVIDEVVDEGERIVVRARTPQDMAPCPVCGVSSGRVHGYHWRTVADVPVDGRRVVVRVRVRRLVCPTRGCRHTFREQVPGVLDRYQRRTTRLTRQVKAVVAELAGRAGARLLAALAAGVSRHTALRILLRIPLPAARTPRVIGVDDFALRRRHRYATVIIDAETHERIAVLPDRTADTLEAWLREHPGIEVVCRDGSATYAEAIRRALPRATQVGDRWHLWKNLCEAALGEVKAHSTCWATVLDAPIYAGPRAQTTLERWHQVHGLLEQGVGLLECARRLQVALNTVKRYARADRPERMLRVPKYRASLVDPYREHLRKRRAEDPGVPVLHLFEEIKALGFTGCLNLLHKYINQGRADADRSHISPRRLARMLLTRPDNLKAEQHERLAKLTAACPEMIQLASAIRDFAPLLAPHADNADALSHWIVQVRGADLPHLHAFARGLERDRDAVNAALTLPYSNGPTEGVNTKTKRIARQMHGRAGFPLLRHRILLG from the coding sequence ATGGTGTTTTCGGGCCTGTGCCCGCTGGTCATAGACGAAGTGGTCGACGAGGGTGAGCGGATCGTGGTGCGGGCGCGGACACCGCAGGACATGGCGCCGTGTCCGGTGTGCGGGGTGTCGTCGGGGCGGGTGCACGGCTACCACTGGCGGACTGTGGCTGACGTGCCGGTCGACGGGAGGCGGGTGGTGGTCCGTGTGCGGGTGCGGCGTCTGGTGTGCCCCACGCGCGGCTGCCGACATACCTTCCGCGAGCAGGTGCCCGGAGTGCTCGACCGATACCAGCGGCGCACTACTCGTCTGACCAGGCAGGTCAAGGCCGTGGTCGCGGAGTTAGCGGGGCGGGCGGGGGCACGTTTGCTGGCTGCACTCGCGGCGGGCGTCTCGCGTCATACGGCTCTGCGTATCCTGCTGCGCATCCCGCTGCCCGCAGCGCGGACGCCCCGCGTGATCGGCGTCGACGACTTCGCTCTGCGCCGGCGCCACCGCTATGCCACCGTGATCATCGACGCCGAGACCCACGAGCGGATCGCCGTGCTGCCCGACCGCACGGCCGACACCCTGGAAGCGTGGCTGCGCGAACATCCGGGCATCGAGGTCGTGTGCCGTGACGGCTCGGCGACCTACGCCGAGGCCATCCGCCGCGCTCTGCCCCGTGCGACGCAGGTCGGTGATCGGTGGCATTTGTGGAAGAACCTGTGTGAAGCCGCCCTCGGCGAGGTGAAGGCACACAGCACCTGCTGGGCCACCGTACTGGACGCACCTATTTACGCCGGACCCCGCGCCCAGACCACCCTGGAACGCTGGCACCAGGTCCATGGTCTGCTCGAACAGGGCGTGGGCCTGCTCGAATGCGCCCGCCGCCTGCAAGTGGCCCTGAACACCGTCAAACGCTACGCCCGCGCGGACCGGCCCGAGCGGATGCTCCGCGTCCCCAAGTACCGTGCCAGCCTGGTCGATCCCTACCGTGAGCACCTGCGAAAACGCCGGGCCGAGGACCCTGGCGTCCCCGTCCTGCACCTCTTCGAAGAGATCAAAGCCCTGGGCTTCACGGGCTGCCTGAACCTCCTGCACAAGTACATCAACCAAGGCCGCGCGGACGCCGACCGCAGCCATATCTCCCCGCGCCGGCTCGCCCGGATGCTGCTGACCAGGCCGGACAACCTCAAGGCCGAGCAGCACGAGCGCCTGGCCAAGCTCACCGCCGCCTGCCCAGAGATGATCCAACTGGCGTCAGCTATCAGGGACTTCGCCCCGCTCCTTGCACCCCACGCCGACAATGCCGACGCGCTCTCACATTGGATCGTCCAGGTCCGCGGCGCCGACCTGCCCCACCTGCATGCCTTCGCCCGAGGTCTGGAACGAGACCGCGACGCCGTAAACGCCGCCCTCACACTTCCGTACAGCAACGGCCCCACCGAGGGCGTCAACACCAAGACCAAACGGATCGCGCGCCAGATGCACGGACGAGCAGGCTTCCCCCTTCTTCGCCACCGCATCCTCCTCGGATAG
- a CDS encoding IS256 family transposase: MLVERARSEGLQLTGQGGLLQQLTKRVLESALEGEIADHLGYEKHDAAGRGSGNSRNGGRAKTVLTDVGPVEVKVPRDTAGTFEPQIVRKRQRRLTGVDEMVLSLSAKGLTHGEIAAHLAEVYGAEVSKQTISTITDKVMEGMAEWQNRPLDRVYPVLFVDAINVKIRDGQVANRPVYVVMAVTVDGTRDILGIWAGDGGEGAKYWLHVFTELKNRGLDDVLMLVCDGLKGLPEAVETVWPRTIVQTCVVHLLRNSFRYAARQDWDKVAKALKPVYTAPSEDAATERFLEFQETRGRKYPAIVKLWSDAWAEFVPFLSFDVEIRKVICSTNAIESVNARIRRAVRARGHFPNEAAALKCIYMALMSLDPTGKGRKRWTMRWKAPLNAFQIAFEGRLTPSNN, encoded by the coding sequence ATGCTGGTGGAACGGGCCCGGTCGGAGGGACTGCAGCTGACTGGGCAGGGTGGGCTGCTGCAGCAGCTGACCAAGCGGGTCCTGGAGTCTGCGCTGGAAGGTGAGATCGCCGATCACCTCGGCTATGAGAAGCACGATGCGGCCGGCCGGGGCAGTGGCAACTCCCGAAACGGGGGCCGGGCCAAGACTGTGCTGACCGACGTCGGGCCGGTCGAGGTCAAGGTGCCGCGTGACACTGCGGGCACGTTCGAGCCGCAGATCGTCAGGAAGCGGCAGCGGCGGCTGACCGGGGTCGACGAGATGGTGCTGTCGTTGTCCGCGAAGGGGCTCACGCACGGCGAGATCGCCGCTCACCTGGCCGAGGTCTACGGGGCCGAGGTGTCCAAGCAGACCATCTCCACCATTACCGACAAGGTGATGGAGGGCATGGCCGAGTGGCAGAACCGTCCCCTCGACCGTGTTTACCCGGTTTTGTTCGTGGATGCCATCAACGTCAAGATCAGGGACGGGCAGGTCGCGAACCGTCCGGTCTATGTCGTGATGGCGGTGACGGTGGACGGGACCCGCGACATCCTCGGCATCTGGGCCGGCGACGGCGGAGAGGGCGCCAAGTACTGGCTGCACGTGTTCACCGAGCTGAAGAACCGCGGCCTGGACGACGTGCTGATGCTGGTCTGCGACGGGCTGAAGGGCCTTCCCGAGGCGGTGGAGACCGTCTGGCCTCGCACGATCGTCCAGACGTGTGTGGTTCACCTGCTGCGGAACTCGTTCCGATATGCGGCCCGCCAGGACTGGGACAAGGTCGCCAAGGCTCTCAAGCCCGTCTACACCGCGCCCAGCGAGGACGCGGCGACGGAGCGGTTCCTCGAGTTCCAGGAGACGCGGGGCCGAAAGTATCCGGCGATCGTGAAGCTGTGGTCGGACGCCTGGGCCGAGTTCGTGCCCTTCCTCTCCTTCGACGTCGAGATCCGCAAGGTCATCTGCAGCACGAACGCGATCGAGAGCGTCAACGCCCGCATCCGCAGGGCCGTCCGGGCCCGCGGGCACTTCCCCAACGAGGCCGCCGCCCTCAAGTGCATCTACATGGCGCTGATGAGCCTGGACCCGACCGGCAAGGGCCGCAAGAGGTGGACCATGCGCTGGAAAGCACCCCTGAACGCGTTCCAGATCGCCTTCGAAGGCCGCCTCACCCCGAGCAACAACTGA
- a CDS encoding AMP-binding protein codes for MIVGSAVRFTLPVSETPLLDETIGGNFDRMVAAFGEREALVDVPTERRWTYRELAEEVDAVALGLLESGVVKGDRVGIWSPNCAEWTLVQYATAKIGAILVNINPSYRTHELEYVLNQAGVRTVVAMPTFKTSDYAAMLARALPNCPTVKDVLLIGQDSWSELIETGFSGDRARLTDIGAGLSPDDPINIQYTSGTTGFPKGATLSHHNILNNGFFVGELCHYTEEDRVCIPVPFYHCFGMVMGNLACTSHGATMVIPGPSFDPKATLEAVAAERCTSLYGVPTMFIAELADPDFDSYDLSSLRTGIMAGSPCPINVMKQVIERMGMEEVSICYGMTETSPVSTQTRADDSLDRRVSTVGRVGPHLEVKVVDPVTGLTVPRDEAGELCTRGYSVMLGYWDQPEKTAEAIDAEHWMHTGDLAVMDDEGYVSITGRIKDMVIRGGENIYPREIEEFLYTHPDILDAQVVGVPDAKYGEELMAWLRMKDGAEPLTTEAVHEFCRGKLAHYKIPRYVRTIDEFPMTVTGKIRKVELREIAAQQFGLGDATPTTHG; via the coding sequence ATGATCGTCGGATCCGCCGTTAGATTTACACTCCCCGTCTCTGAGACGCCATTGCTGGACGAGACCATCGGCGGCAATTTCGACCGTATGGTGGCTGCCTTCGGCGAACGTGAAGCTCTTGTCGACGTCCCGACGGAGCGGCGATGGACCTACCGAGAGCTTGCCGAGGAGGTGGACGCGGTCGCGCTCGGACTGCTGGAGTCGGGCGTGGTCAAGGGTGATCGGGTGGGCATCTGGTCGCCGAACTGCGCGGAGTGGACGCTCGTTCAGTACGCGACCGCGAAGATCGGCGCCATCCTGGTTAACATCAACCCCAGCTACCGCACTCACGAGCTGGAGTACGTCCTCAACCAGGCGGGCGTCCGCACGGTGGTGGCCATGCCGACCTTCAAGACCTCCGACTACGCCGCGATGCTCGCCCGAGCGCTTCCGAACTGTCCGACGGTGAAGGATGTTCTGCTGATCGGCCAGGATTCGTGGAGCGAGCTCATCGAGACCGGCTTCTCCGGAGACAGGGCGCGTCTGACCGACATCGGTGCGGGCCTGAGCCCAGACGACCCAATCAACATTCAGTACACGTCGGGGACGACGGGCTTTCCCAAAGGGGCGACCCTGTCGCACCACAACATCCTGAACAACGGATTCTTCGTAGGCGAGTTGTGTCACTACACCGAGGAGGACCGGGTCTGTATCCCGGTGCCCTTCTACCACTGCTTCGGCATGGTCATGGGCAATCTCGCGTGTACCAGCCACGGCGCGACGATGGTGATCCCCGGGCCTTCGTTCGACCCCAAAGCCACCCTCGAGGCAGTGGCGGCGGAGCGGTGCACCTCGCTGTACGGAGTGCCGACCATGTTCATCGCCGAGCTGGCCGATCCGGACTTCGATTCCTACGACCTGTCCAGTCTGCGAACCGGCATCATGGCGGGTTCGCCCTGTCCAATCAACGTGATGAAGCAGGTCATCGAGCGGATGGGAATGGAGGAGGTCTCCATTTGCTACGGGATGACCGAGACCTCTCCCGTTTCGACCCAAACCCGGGCGGATGACTCACTGGACCGTCGTGTTTCCACGGTGGGCCGGGTGGGACCGCACCTGGAGGTCAAGGTGGTGGACCCGGTGACCGGCCTGACCGTGCCCCGAGACGAGGCCGGCGAGCTGTGCACGCGTGGGTACTCGGTCATGCTGGGCTACTGGGACCAGCCGGAGAAAACCGCCGAGGCCATCGACGCCGAGCACTGGATGCACACCGGAGATCTGGCGGTCATGGACGACGAGGGCTATGTCAGTATCACCGGCCGGATCAAGGACATGGTCATCCGCGGCGGCGAGAACATCTACCCCCGCGAGATCGAGGAGTTCCTCTACACCCATCCCGACATCCTCGACGCACAGGTCGTCGGTGTGCCCGACGCGAAGTACGGCGAAGAGCTGATGGCCTGGCTGCGCATGAAGGACGGCGCTGAGCCGCTCACCACCGAGGCCGTCCACGAGTTCTGCCGAGGCAAGCTCGCCCACTACAAGATCCCGCGCTACGTACGCACCATCGACGAATTCCCCATGACCGTCACCGGAAAGATCCGCAAGGTGGAACTGCGCGAGATCGCCGCCCAGCAGTTCGGTCTCGGCGATGCCACCCCCACCACCCACGGCTGA